One window from the genome of Sphingomonas lacunae encodes:
- a CDS encoding SDR family oxidoreductase, giving the protein MDLAGKVAVVTGGAGGIGQALARRLMREGVKAVVIADLDATRLAELAADIGCDWQRCDVSKEAEVQALVADTAAKHGPIDLFCSNAGVLDVDADFSDATSAPNSGWERSWAVNVMAHVYAARACLPAMRERRSGHFLHTISAAGLLSQIGSGPYSTTKHAAIGFAEHLAIAHKDDGIGVSMLCPQGVDTAMIRRDTKGAPHPALADGVLSPEVVADIAIEGVKAGEFLILPHAEVASYMANKAASYPRWIGGMAKMRRGRNG; this is encoded by the coding sequence AGGCGCTGGCGCGGCGGCTGATGCGGGAGGGCGTCAAGGCGGTGGTCATCGCCGATCTTGACGCGACCCGTCTGGCCGAGTTGGCCGCCGACATCGGCTGCGACTGGCAGCGCTGCGACGTCAGCAAGGAAGCCGAGGTGCAGGCGCTGGTCGCGGACACGGCGGCCAAGCATGGCCCCATCGACCTGTTCTGCTCCAATGCCGGTGTGCTCGACGTCGATGCCGATTTCAGCGATGCGACATCGGCGCCGAACAGCGGCTGGGAACGCAGCTGGGCGGTCAATGTCATGGCGCATGTCTATGCGGCGCGCGCCTGCCTCCCCGCGATGCGTGAGCGGCGCAGCGGGCATTTTCTCCACACCATCTCCGCCGCCGGGCTGCTCAGCCAGATCGGCAGCGGCCCCTATTCAACGACCAAACATGCCGCGATCGGCTTTGCCGAGCATCTGGCGATCGCGCACAAGGATGACGGCATCGGCGTGTCGATGCTGTGCCCGCAGGGCGTGGATACAGCGATGATCCGCCGCGACACCAAGGGCGCACCGCACCCGGCGCTGGCCGACGGCGTCCTGTCGCCCGAGGTCGTCGCCGACATTGCCATCGAGGGGGTGAAAGCGGGCGAATTCCTGATCCTGCCGCATGCCGAGGTGGCAAGCTATATGGCCAACAAGGCCGCCAGCTATCCGCGCTGGATCGGCGGGATGGCGAAGATGCGGCGCGGGAGGAACGGATGA
- a CDS encoding 5'-nucleotidase, lipoprotein e(P4) family — MRFSVSLMLGGAALALGGCAATAPAAPQVTTPPALTQAQIASQVGEAATPESPPAGQQWLFGSAEGSITMRQTWDSIASYTEAAARNRPVFSVVLEPGASASDARRVPCGDRPPAAVFDADETLLWNLGAMRQFALRNQSFDPALWLAWERTGAGHAVATPGAIEAFNRMRAAGVTVIVNTNRTQGNAEGTIATLRAAGLGDFVHGQSLYLMGDAPDGTGKDGRRAMISARYCVVALVGDQLGDIADTFNERGLTVTARRQRAESPAFASLWNHGWFVLPNPVYGPSIRGSFDDVFPPESRWEPPVTQP; from the coding sequence ATGCGCTTTTCAGTCAGCCTGATGCTGGGCGGCGCGGCACTGGCGCTGGGTGGCTGCGCGGCGACCGCGCCGGCCGCGCCGCAAGTCACCACGCCCCCTGCCCTGACCCAGGCGCAGATTGCCAGCCAGGTGGGGGAAGCCGCGACGCCAGAGAGTCCACCCGCTGGACAGCAATGGCTGTTTGGTTCGGCAGAAGGCAGCATCACCATGCGCCAGACCTGGGACAGCATCGCGAGCTACACCGAAGCCGCGGCGCGCAACCGACCGGTGTTCAGTGTGGTCCTCGAGCCGGGTGCGTCCGCATCTGATGCCCGCCGCGTGCCATGCGGCGACCGGCCGCCGGCGGCGGTTTTTGATGCCGACGAGACATTGCTTTGGAATTTGGGGGCGATGCGCCAGTTCGCCCTGCGTAACCAGTCATTTGACCCGGCACTGTGGCTGGCGTGGGAACGGACCGGGGCGGGTCATGCTGTGGCGACGCCGGGTGCAATCGAGGCGTTCAACCGGATGCGCGCCGCCGGTGTGACGGTGATCGTCAACACCAACCGGACGCAGGGCAACGCCGAAGGGACCATCGCCACGCTGCGCGCGGCCGGGCTGGGGGACTTTGTCCACGGCCAGTCGCTCTATCTGATGGGCGACGCGCCTGACGGCACCGGCAAGGATGGACGGCGGGCGATGATCAGTGCGCGATATTGTGTCGTCGCGCTGGTCGGTGACCAATTGGGCGACATTGCCGACACATTCAACGAGCGCGGCCTGACTGTCACCGCACGGCGGCAGCGGGCAGAGAGCCCGGCTTTCGCAAGCCTGTGGAACCATGGCTGGTTCGTCCTGCCCAACCCGGTGTACGGCCCGTCGATCAGGGGCAGCTTCGACGATGTGTTTCCGCCGGAGTCACGCTGGGAACCGCCGGTGACGCAGCCATGA
- a CDS encoding NUDIX hydrolase, giving the protein MNDAWKSPEAKTVVPAVPAATVLLLRERDGAMEVMMVKRGAGAFFGSALVFPGGKVDAADAHPGWDNFVEGAQGLERDHIALRIAGWREVFEETGALPASCATSSDLAEDDIPFIERIRLSGGKLPLGEMVPFARWITPKVSPKRFDTWFFLCALDSDEPLICDGWETVSAEWLTPARALELGEKGERNVIFPTRCQLERIGQSSSIAEAVAAAKQQPIVTIEPKRIERDGAYFVVIPDNAGYPVTETAADRA; this is encoded by the coding sequence ATGAACGATGCCTGGAAATCCCCTGAGGCCAAGACAGTCGTGCCGGCAGTGCCAGCAGCGACCGTGCTGCTATTGCGCGAGCGCGACGGGGCTATGGAAGTGATGATGGTCAAGCGCGGCGCCGGAGCCTTTTTCGGCTCGGCGCTGGTATTCCCCGGCGGCAAGGTCGATGCCGCCGACGCGCATCCCGGCTGGGACAATTTTGTCGAGGGCGCGCAGGGCCTCGAGCGGGACCATATCGCGTTGCGCATTGCCGGTTGGCGCGAGGTGTTCGAGGAAACAGGCGCGCTGCCCGCCAGTTGCGCGACTAGCAGCGACCTCGCCGAAGACGACATACCCTTCATTGAACGCATCCGGCTTTCGGGCGGCAAGCTGCCATTGGGGGAGATGGTGCCCTTTGCCCGCTGGATCACGCCCAAGGTCTCACCCAAGCGTTTCGATACCTGGTTCTTCCTCTGCGCGCTTGATAGCGATGAGCCGTTGATCTGTGACGGGTGGGAAACCGTCTCGGCCGAATGGCTGACCCCGGCCAGGGCACTGGAACTGGGCGAGAAGGGCGAACGCAACGTGATTTTCCCGACCCGGTGCCAATTGGAACGCATTGGCCAGTCATCGAGCATCGCAGAGGCCGTGGCCGCAGCGAAACAGCAGCCTATCGTCACGATCGAGCCAAAGAGGATCGAACGCGACGGCGCCTATTTTGTCGTCATCCCGGACAACGCCGGTTATCCTGTAACCGAAACAGCTGCCGACCGGGCCTGA
- a CDS encoding acyl-CoA dehydrogenase family protein, with product MKLTHEHEQLRQTAVKAVEEHINPFVEEWEEAQIFPAHQVFKALGDLGLLGINKPVEYGGLGLDYSYASVFNEALSTIRSGGVKMAIGVQTDMATPALARFGSDHVRREFLKPSIAGDFVSCIGVSEPHAGSDVAAIKTTARRDGDDYVISGGKMWTTSGTQADWMCLLANTGDASEGIHKNKSLICLPLRENGKLVKGVTIARKLKKMGMHASDTAELWFDEVRVPVRNLIGEEGAGFTYQMLQFQEERLYAAVGSVAGCERMIEQTIDYTRERHVFGQPLINNQVIHFRLAELATEVEALRALTWKCVEAHCNGEDVTRLASMAKLKGGRLQREVADSCLQYFGGMGFMDETPISRAFRDGRLGSIGGGADEVMLGIIAKTMGIMPSRR from the coding sequence ATGAAGCTTACCCACGAACATGAACAGCTCCGCCAGACCGCGGTCAAGGCCGTTGAGGAGCATATCAATCCATTTGTCGAGGAATGGGAAGAGGCCCAGATTTTTCCTGCGCACCAGGTGTTCAAGGCACTCGGCGACCTAGGTCTGCTCGGCATCAACAAGCCGGTTGAATATGGGGGACTCGGGCTCGACTACAGCTATGCCAGCGTGTTCAATGAGGCGCTGTCGACGATCCGCTCGGGCGGGGTCAAAATGGCGATTGGCGTGCAGACTGACATGGCTACCCCTGCGCTTGCCCGCTTTGGGTCGGATCATGTGCGCCGGGAGTTTCTGAAACCGTCAATCGCCGGGGATTTTGTGTCCTGCATCGGTGTCAGCGAGCCTCATGCCGGTTCTGACGTGGCGGCGATCAAAACGACCGCGCGCCGCGATGGGGACGATTATGTCATTTCGGGGGGCAAGATGTGGACGACCAGCGGAACACAGGCCGACTGGATGTGCCTGCTGGCCAACACCGGCGATGCCAGCGAAGGCATCCACAAGAACAAGTCGCTGATCTGCCTCCCGCTTCGCGAGAACGGCAAGCTGGTGAAGGGGGTCACAATCGCCCGCAAGCTCAAGAAAATGGGGATGCACGCTTCAGACACAGCCGAACTGTGGTTTGACGAGGTGCGGGTGCCGGTGCGCAACCTTATCGGTGAGGAAGGGGCCGGCTTTACATACCAAATGCTCCAGTTTCAGGAAGAGCGGCTCTATGCCGCTGTCGGCTCGGTTGCGGGTTGCGAGCGCATGATCGAACAAACCATTGATTATACACGTGAACGCCATGTCTTTGGTCAGCCATTGATTAACAATCAGGTGATCCATTTCCGTCTTGCCGAATTGGCGACGGAGGTGGAGGCCCTGCGCGCACTGACGTGGAAATGTGTTGAGGCCCATTGCAATGGAGAGGATGTCACCCGGCTGGCATCGATGGCCAAGCTCAAGGGTGGGCGGCTCCAGCGGGAGGTGGCCGACAGTTGCCTGCAATATTTTGGCGGTATGGGCTTCATGGATGAAACGCCCATCAGCCGTGCCTTCCGCGACGGTCGGTTGGGCTCGATTGGCGGTGGCGCAGATGAGGTGATGCTTGGAATTATCGCCAAGACCATGGGCATCATGCCTTCGCGGCGCTGA
- a CDS encoding L,D-transpeptidase family protein: MRHASLPRLLVLLVLIFSLPASAQRPVFGRAGSPYLVVQRDVLVGDAALAGTPLRWRVDQAEQLLAQYDRAVDDGLPDMARHAIPLRDALADGSPALIDIAARRAALRLLEARRSGCCNAAARRDWDIVDDALPAADAALDQALMTNQINRLFSEADPLHPFYAALRLALRHETDPVRRRQLMLNMDRWRWMPRDLGQRYILVNAPAFEAALWENGREVMRWRVVVGRVRSRTPIFSAQVTGVNFNPWWEIPASIVAESIASLRRNNPAEFARRGYVVQNGRYRQRPGPANSLGRMKLVMPNGYAVFLHDTPAQSLFAQEVRVGSHGCVRVADALSLATALLSTRSDGWTRNDTDAVVASGRTRTIMLDRPIPVYIAYFTAEPDGDGEIRYLPDIYGRDRI; this comes from the coding sequence ATGCGCCATGCCAGCCTGCCCCGACTGTTGGTGTTGCTCGTGCTGATCTTTTCGTTGCCCGCTTCTGCCCAGCGCCCTGTTTTCGGGCGGGCTGGCTCGCCCTATCTGGTGGTGCAGCGGGATGTTCTGGTAGGCGATGCCGCCCTTGCTGGAACGCCGTTACGCTGGCGCGTCGATCAGGCAGAGCAACTGCTGGCCCAATATGATCGGGCGGTGGATGATGGTTTGCCTGACATGGCGCGTCACGCCATTCCCCTGCGCGATGCACTGGCCGACGGCAGCCCGGCGCTTATTGATATTGCCGCCCGCCGTGCTGCGTTGCGCTTGCTTGAGGCACGCCGCTCCGGTTGTTGCAATGCGGCAGCACGGCGCGACTGGGACATCGTTGACGATGCATTGCCCGCGGCCGATGCGGCTCTCGATCAGGCGCTGATGACCAACCAGATCAATCGCCTTTTCAGCGAGGCCGATCCCCTGCATCCCTTCTATGCCGCATTGCGGTTGGCTTTGCGGCATGAGACCGACCCCGTTCGTCGACGCCAGTTGATGCTCAACATGGACCGGTGGCGCTGGATGCCGCGCGACTTGGGTCAGCGCTACATATTGGTCAACGCACCGGCCTTTGAAGCTGCCCTCTGGGAGAATGGGAGGGAGGTCATGCGCTGGCGCGTGGTCGTCGGCCGGGTCCGTTCGCGCACCCCCATTTTCTCGGCACAGGTGACGGGCGTCAATTTCAATCCCTGGTGGGAAATTCCTGCGAGCATCGTGGCTGAAAGCATTGCCTCCCTTCGCCGCAACAACCCTGCCGAATTCGCCCGGCGCGGCTATGTGGTGCAAAATGGTCGCTACCGGCAGAGGCCGGGGCCAGCCAATTCGCTGGGACGAATGAAGCTGGTTATGCCAAATGGCTATGCGGTGTTTCTGCACGATACGCCTGCTCAGTCACTGTTCGCGCAGGAAGTGCGGGTTGGTAGCCATGGCTGCGTTCGTGTCGCTGACGCGTTGAGCCTGGCGACAGCGTTGCTGTCCACGCGCTCTGATGGCTGGACCCGGAATGATACGGATGCGGTTGTTGCGTCAGGCCGGACAAGGACCATCATGCTGGACCGGCCTATCCCGGTCTACATCGCCTACTTCACCGCTGAACCCGATGGCGATGGCGAGATCCGCTATCTGCCTGACATTTACGGGCGCGACCGCATTTGA